The proteins below are encoded in one region of Pongo pygmaeus isolate AG05252 chromosome 20, NHGRI_mPonPyg2-v2.0_pri, whole genome shotgun sequence:
- the LOC129019298 gene encoding olfactory receptor 7D4-like, which produces MDLGNQTRVSEFLLLAFSQHLEDQQMLFALFLSMYLVTVLGNLLIILAVSSHSHLHTPMYFFLSNLSLADIGFTSTTVPKMLVNIQAQSNAISYAGCIAQMYFFMVFGVMDTFLLTVMAYDRYVAICHPLYYHVIMNPCLCGLLVLVSWFLSLSYSLIQSLLMLRVSFCTSWVTQHFYCELAQVLMLACSDTHVNYILLYVVTGLLGFVPFSGILFSYTQIVSSILRISSTDGKHKAFSTCGSHLSVVSLFYGIGLGVYLSSNASSSSWRGMVALVMYTVVTPMLNPFIYCLRNRDIKRTLETLLRRMLHAQ; this is translated from the coding sequence ATGGACTTGGGAAATCAAACAAGGGTTTCAGAATTTTTACTCCTGGCATTTTCCCAACACCTAGAGGATCAACAGATGCTCTTTGCACTGTTTCTGTCCATGTACCTGGTCACCGTGCTGGGGAACCTGCTCATCATCCTGGCCGTCAGCTCTcactcccacctccacacccccatgtacttcttcctctccaatcTGTCCTTGGCTGACATCGGTTTCACCTCCACCACAGTCCCCAAGATGCTGGTGAACATCCAGGCGCAGAGCAATGCCATCAGCTATGCAGGCTGCATCGCCCAGATGTATTTTTTCATGGTTTTTGGAGTCATGGACACATTTCTCCTCACCGTGATGGCCTACGACCGGTATGTGGCCATCTGTCACCCCCTGTACTACCATGTCATCATGAACCCCTGTCTCTGTGGCCTGCTGGTTCTTGTGTCCTGGTTCCTCAGCTTGTCATACTCCCTGATCCAGAGTCTGTTGATGCTGCGGGTGTCCTTCTGCACCAGTTGGGTCACTCAGCACTTTTACTGTGAGCTTGCTCAGGTCCTCATGCTTGCCTGCTCAGACACACATGTCAATTACATCCTGCTGTATGTGGTGACCGGCCTTCTGGGCTTTGTACCCTTCTCAGGGATCCTTTTCTCCTACACCCAAATTGTCTCCTCCATCCTGAGAATCTCATCCACAGATGGGAAACACAAAGCCTTTTCTACCTGTGGATCTCATCTGTCTGTGGTTTCTTTATTCTATGGGATAGGTCTTGGTGTGTATCTTAGTTCCAATGCATCATCCTCTTcctggcggggcatggtggcctTGGTCATGTACACTGTGGTCACCCCCATGCTGAACCCCTTCATCTATTGCTTGCGGAACAGGGACATCAAGAGGACCCTAGAGACACTGCTTCGGAGAATGCTGCATGCTCAATGA